A region of the Pseudomonas asiatica genome:
AAGTCCGGCAATGCGCTGTTCGGCCTGCAGCTTGGCTTGCAGCAAGGGCTTTCAGCGCTGGGCACGCTGCACTATGTGATAAGCAGCGCTCATACGGTCGGCGATGCGTTGCAGGCTTTCATCCGCTATTTCCCTACCCACAGCAACGGCGCAGAGCTAAGACTTGAGCAACGGGGTAACCAGGCCTGGCTGCTCTATGATGTGATAGACGCAAACGTGTCAGTTACCCGGCAGACCGTCGAGCTTGCCATGGCGCTCGGCACCAAGATCATGGAGAGCCTCCTGGGGCGGGCCTGGAAACCCCAGGAGCTTCTGCTTCGCCACGCTGCCGGCGCCCGTCTGAACACATACCGAGCCTTGCTGGACATTACTCCGCGCTTCGACAGTGCGGTCAATGCCTGGGTATTCGATCACGCCCTGCTGACCCATGCGCTCGGTGAGCGTGATGCTGGCCTGCAGGTGTTGATGAAAAACCATTATGACGAGCTTGCGTACCTCACCCTGCGCGAGCTACCCGCCCACGTACAACGGCTAATGCGGCACGGCCTTTGCGATGGGCAAGCCAGCGTTGAACACATAGCCGGGCAGCTTGCGCTCAGCCCGCGGACTCTGCAGCGTTACCTGCAAGCCGAGGGCACCCACTTCCAGGCATTGCTGGACGACACTCGGCAGGCCATGGCCAAGCGTTATCTCTGTGATTCCACCGTGAACCTGACACAGCTTTCCGCGCTGCTTGGCTATACCAGCCTGGGCGCATTTTCCCGCGCGTTTACACGCTGGAACGGCATCAGCCCGCAGAAATGGCGGCAACATCATCGCACAGGGCAACTGGCTGCACCGGAAACCCACGAGGTGTCGCCGCCATGAAAGCGGTATCCGCCGCGGCCAGCGAGCGTAGCACGACCACTGGCTCGTTCATCCGTGCGCTGGCGCTCAGCAAATTTACCGAATTCGCCAGCAATGAAGGGCTCAGGCCAACGGCAATGCTCCGGCTGGTGGCTTTGCCTGTGGACGTGGAACAATTCCCCCAGCAGATACTTGCCTACCAACGCTACTGCGGGTTGCTGGATCTGTGCGCACAACATGCCGAGCAGCCGCTGTTCGGTTTGCGGTTCGGGATGCACCAAGGGCTAGCAGTATTCGGTGACATGCTATATCTGGTCGGCAGCACCCGATCGGTAGGCGAAGCACTGCTGGAGCTCAAGGACAACTATGCAGTCTTCAATGGTGCGGTCAGCATGCAGCTCATACCTGCACGCGATCAGGTCTGCCTTGAGTTTTCAACGCCTCGGCAGTACGGCCCCGGGCAGTTCCAGGCCGCAGAGCTGATGTGTGCCGTGGCCCTGAAACTGTTGCGTGCGATGATCGGTGACGAATGGCAACCTGATCATGTGGCCTTTACCCACGCGCCACTTGGCAACGAGCTGGACTACAGGAGCATCCTTGGCTCACCTCCGATGTTTTCCTCGGCGTTTACAGGCCTGGTCTTTCCACGGGATGTCCTGTCGTTGCCACTGAACGCCAAGGACACAACATTGCACCAGCTGCTGGAAACGCACATAGGCCGGATGGAGCGGTTGTCCAGCGCGGCACTCCCTGGATCCATCAAGCAACTGCTTCGCCACCTGCTTCCCAGCGGCCGTGCAACAGTGGACAAAGCCGCCAGCTGGATGGTCGTGAATCCACGGTCGTTGCAACGCCAACTCTTCGCCGAGGGCACGTCATTCCAGCAGCTTCTGGACGAAGTGCGCCAGGAATCAGCCCAGCACTACCTGCAGGATCCTGCCATCAGCATGAGCAGGCTGGCGAAGCTTCTGGGATATGCAGACTCGAGCGGCTTCAGCCGCGCCTTTCATCGCTGGTTTGGCCTCACCCCGCTCCAATGGCAACGAAGAACCGGGCTGACCAGGCAACCCCGCTTGCTGCGAGGGCGAAAAAACTACAACGGCCCTGCCGAGTGAAGACGGCCTGGCAACATTGTTGCCAGGCGCATGGCTCAAAACTGCGAACTGTCCAGCAGATACAGCGATTCACTCCCGGCTTTCACCGAGGCTATCAATGAATGGATCCGAGGTAGCAGACGGGCGAAGTAGAAGCGCGCGGTACCCAGCTTGCTGGCGTAGAAGTCGTCTTGACCTGCTTTGGGCAGCGCCGCATTAGCCATTCGCGCCCACATATAGGCGTAGACGGTGTATCCGAAGACATGCAGATACTCGACCGAGGCAGCACCCACTTCGTTGGGATCGCCCTTGGCGCGGTCCAGGATCCAGGCCGTCAATTCCTCAAGATTGAGGACCGCAGCTTTCAATGGTGCGGTAAATTCGGCCAGTGTTGCTGGCGCCGAATGGATGAAACCCAGCACCTCGTCGATCAAGGTTTTCGCGGAGGCGCCACCCGTTCCCAGGACCTTGCGGCCGAGCAGATCCAGCGCCTGAATGCCATTGGTACCCTCATAGATCTGGGTGATACGGCAGTCACGCACCAATTGTTCCTGGCCCCATTCGCGAATATAACCATGCCCGCCAAACACCTGTTGCCCGTGTAACGTGGCTTCCAACCCCATATCGGTCAGGAACGCCTTGGCGACTGGCGTCAGCAATGCGACAAGTTCTTCTGCGCGCTTGCGCACCTCGGCGTCTTCGCTGTACCTGGACGTGTCCAGTTGCATGGCGACATAGCTGGAGAATGCACGCCCGCCTTCGTTCAAGGCTTTCATGGTTAGCAGCATGCGACGT
Encoded here:
- a CDS encoding AraC family transcriptional regulator; the protein is MKAVSAAASERSTTTGSFIRALALSKFTEFASNEGLRPTAMLRLVALPVDVEQFPQQILAYQRYCGLLDLCAQHAEQPLFGLRFGMHQGLAVFGDMLYLVGSTRSVGEALLELKDNYAVFNGAVSMQLIPARDQVCLEFSTPRQYGPGQFQAAELMCAVALKLLRAMIGDEWQPDHVAFTHAPLGNELDYRSILGSPPMFSSAFTGLVFPRDVLSLPLNAKDTTLHQLLETHIGRMERLSSAALPGSIKQLLRHLLPSGRATVDKAASWMVVNPRSLQRQLFAEGTSFQQLLDEVRQESAQHYLQDPAISMSRLAKLLGYADSSGFSRAFHRWFGLTPLQWQRRTGLTRQPRLLRGRKNYNGPAE
- a CDS encoding AraC family transcriptional regulator; translated protein: MQDSCYDDSSLPRALHAHCQTRTFDMTSFVLDIALLGFDEFSTRQGLDARTLLEEAGVMEGQTDLPLSGERFAALLELASRKSGNALFGLQLGLQQGLSALGTLHYVISSAHTVGDALQAFIRYFPTHSNGAELRLEQRGNQAWLLYDVIDANVSVTRQTVELAMALGTKIMESLLGRAWKPQELLLRHAAGARLNTYRALLDITPRFDSAVNAWVFDHALLTHALGERDAGLQVLMKNHYDELAYLTLRELPAHVQRLMRHGLCDGQASVEHIAGQLALSPRTLQRYLQAEGTHFQALLDDTRQAMAKRYLCDSTVNLTQLSALLGYTSLGAFSRAFTRWNGISPQKWRQHHRTGQLAAPETHEVSPP